A single region of the Ziziphus jujuba cultivar Dongzao chromosome 10, ASM3175591v1 genome encodes:
- the LOC107411690 gene encoding uncharacterized protein LOC107411690, translating to MESNRTEAERLLGIAEKLLQARDLTGSREFAVLAQETEPLLDGSDQILAVVDVLLASERRINNHHDWYGILQLDHRSDDLDLIKKQYRRMALLLHPDKNKYAFADQAFRLVAHAWAVLSDQTKKPLYDKELNLFFSKVDLSSQHQQQVKLPVRRTTTTTTTNTHHSSAGNRSSAAADDVAGNHGGGGSSEQDHHHHHQQQQQQNQRQRLQSFWTACPYCFVLYEYPRVYEDCCLRCQKCQRAFHAAMIPSLPPLVAGQEAYYCCWGFFPLGFVFGSSQNGGKASAPAPAAATGFPNWMPPMFQSAPQQQQQQESGRNGGLAPAKGNADGTRGRHGTVKVSDGSASELETVRRKRGRPRKNPVYS from the coding sequence ATGGAGTCAAACAGAACGGAGGCGGAGCGGTTGCTAGGAATCGCGGAGAAACTTTTACAGGCCCGGGATCTAACGGGCTCAAGGGAGTTCGCCGTCTTGGCCCAAGAGACAGAGCCCCTTTTGGACGGCTCCGATCAGATCTTGGCGGTTGTCGACGTACTCTTGGCCTCCGAGAGGCGCATCAACAACCATCACGATTGGTACGGAATCCTCCAATTAGATCACCGCTCCGACGACCTCGATCTCATCAAGAAGCAGTACCGCCGCATGGCTCTCCTCCTTCACCCTGACAAGAACAAGTACGCCTTCGCCGACCAGGCCTTCAGGCTCGTCGCCCATGCATGGGCCGTCTTGTCCGACCAGACCAAGAAGCCCCTCTACGATAAGGAGCTCAACCTCTTCTTCTCCAAGGTCGATTTGAGCTCTCAGCACCAACAGCAAGTTAAATTGCCCGTTCGGAGGACGACAACGACCACGACGACGAACACCCATCATTCGTCTGCCGGCAACAGGTCGTCAGCAGCGGCGGACGATGTCGCTGGCAACCATGGTGGTGGTGGGTCGTCGGAGcaggatcatcatcatcatcatcagcagcagcagcagcaaaatCAGAGGCAGAGGCTTCAGAGCTTCTGGACGGCGTGTCCATACTGCTTCGTGTTGTATGAGTACCCGAGGGTTTACGAGGATTGCTGTTTGAGGTGCCAGAAATGCCAGAGGGCTTTCCATGCGGCAATGATTCCGTCTTTGCCGCCATTGGTGGCAGGCCAGGAGGCTTACTACTGTTGCTGGGGTTTTTTCCCACTCGGGTTCGTGTTTGGGAGCTCGCAGAATGGAGGGAAAGCTTCGGCTCCTGCTCCGGCGGCTGCGACTGGGTTTCCGAATTGGATGCCACCTATGTTTCAATCAGCAccgcagcagcagcagcagcaagaGAGTGGGAGGAATGGTGGGTTGGCTCCGGCGAAGGGAAATGCAGATGGGACTAGAGGGAGACATGGAACGGTGAAAGTTTCCGATGGGAGTGCATCGGAATTGGAAACTGTTCGTAGGAAAAGGGGAAGGCCCAGAAAGAATCCAGTTTACTCCTAA